One region of Aeromicrobium sp. Sec7.5 genomic DNA includes:
- the lepA gene encoding translation elongation factor 4 has translation MTPPTPATKLPQPGSTAPELLRNFCIIAHIDHGKSTLADRMLQITGVVDERAARAQYLDRMDIERERGITIKSQAVRMPFTKSDGDDAGTAYVLNMIDTPGHVDFTYEVSRSLEACEGAILLVDAAQGIEAQTLANLYLAMDADLHIIPVLNKIDLPGAQPEKYAAEIAGIIGGEPDDVLRVSAKTGQGVEALLNLIVDEVPAPTGDADGPPRALIFDSVYDTYRGVITYVRVFDGKLSHRDKIKMMSTGAVHEMLEVGVISPEPVKADHLGIGEVGYLITGVKEVRQSRVGDTVTANGRPAEEPLGGYAHPNPMVFSGLYPIDGDDFATLREALEKLQLNDAALVYEPESSGALGFGFRIGFLGLLHLEIVRERLEREFNLDLIATAPNVVYRIELEDGSVHTVTNPSEYPNAGKIAKVFEPVVSATVLAPSEYIGTIMELCQARRGQLVAMDYLSEDRVEIRYTLPMGEIMFDFFDALKSRTKGYASLNYELSGEQAADLVKVDILLQGEIVDAFSAIVHRDNAYSYGVALAGKLKELIPRQQFEVPIQAAIGARVIARENIRAIRKDVLAKCYGGDISRKRKLLEKQKEGKKRMKMVGRVEVPQEAFIAALSTGDGPS, from the coding sequence ATGACGCCCCCCACGCCTGCCACGAAGCTGCCGCAGCCCGGCTCCACCGCCCCGGAGCTGCTGCGGAACTTCTGCATCATCGCCCACATCGACCACGGCAAGTCGACGCTCGCCGACCGCATGCTCCAGATCACGGGGGTCGTCGACGAGCGAGCGGCCCGTGCGCAGTACCTCGACCGGATGGACATCGAGCGTGAGCGCGGCATCACGATCAAGAGCCAGGCCGTGCGCATGCCGTTCACCAAGTCCGACGGTGACGACGCCGGCACGGCCTACGTCCTGAACATGATCGACACCCCCGGTCACGTCGACTTCACGTACGAGGTCAGCCGATCGCTCGAGGCCTGCGAGGGCGCGATCCTGCTGGTCGACGCCGCGCAGGGCATCGAGGCCCAGACGCTCGCGAACCTCTACCTCGCGATGGACGCGGACCTGCACATCATCCCCGTGCTCAACAAGATCGACCTGCCCGGCGCGCAGCCCGAGAAGTACGCCGCGGAGATCGCCGGCATCATCGGCGGCGAGCCCGACGACGTGCTGCGGGTCTCGGCCAAGACCGGCCAGGGCGTCGAGGCGCTGCTCAACCTCATCGTCGACGAGGTCCCGGCCCCCACGGGCGACGCCGACGGCCCGCCGCGCGCCCTGATCTTCGACTCGGTCTACGACACCTACCGGGGCGTCATCACGTACGTGCGCGTGTTCGACGGCAAGCTCAGCCACCGCGACAAGATCAAGATGATGTCGACCGGTGCGGTGCACGAGATGCTCGAAGTCGGTGTCATCTCGCCCGAGCCCGTCAAGGCCGATCACCTCGGCATCGGCGAGGTCGGCTACCTGATCACCGGCGTGAAGGAGGTCCGGCAGTCGCGCGTGGGCGACACCGTGACGGCCAACGGTCGCCCGGCCGAGGAGCCGCTCGGTGGTTACGCGCACCCCAACCCGATGGTGTTCTCGGGCCTGTACCCCATCGACGGCGACGACTTCGCGACGCTGCGCGAGGCGCTCGAGAAGCTGCAGCTCAACGACGCGGCCCTGGTCTACGAGCCGGAGTCGTCCGGCGCGCTGGGCTTCGGCTTCCGCATCGGTTTCCTGGGCCTGCTGCACCTCGAGATCGTGCGCGAGCGGCTCGAGCGCGAGTTCAACCTCGACCTCATCGCCACCGCGCCGAACGTCGTGTACCGCATCGAGCTCGAGGACGGATCGGTCCACACCGTGACCAACCCGAGCGAGTACCCCAACGCCGGCAAGATCGCGAAGGTCTTCGAGCCCGTCGTGTCCGCCACGGTGCTCGCGCCGAGCGAGTACATCGGCACGATCATGGAGCTCTGCCAGGCGCGTCGCGGCCAGCTCGTCGCGATGGACTACCTGTCCGAGGACCGCGTCGAGATCCGGTACACGCTGCCCATGGGCGAGATCATGTTCGACTTCTTCGACGCGCTCAAGAGCCGCACGAAGGGCTACGCCTCGCTCAACTACGAGCTGTCGGGCGAGCAGGCCGCCGACCTGGTCAAGGTCGACATCCTGCTGCAGGGCGAGATCGTCGACGCCTTCAGCGCGATCGTGCACCGCGACAACGCGTACTCCTACGGCGTGGCGCTCGCGGGCAAGCTCAAGGAGCTCATCCCGCGCCAGCAGTTCGAGGTGCCCATCCAGGCCGCCATCGGCGCACGCGTTATCGCCCGCGAGAACATCCGCGCGATCCGCAAGGACGTGCTCGCCAAGTGCTACGGCGGCGACATCAGCCGCAAGCGCAAGCTGCTCGAGAAGCAGAAGGAGGGCAAGAAGCGGATGAAGATGGTTGGTCGCGTGGAAGTGCCGCAGGAGGCCTTCATCGCCGCACTCTCGACGGGCGACGGCCCGTCCTGA
- the rpsT gene encoding 30S ribosomal protein S20: MANIKSQIKRNRQNEAARERNKSVRSALKTAVRRFTEAADAGNTDEAKKLANEANRRLDKAASKGVIHKNQAANRKSAIAKKASAL; the protein is encoded by the coding sequence GTGGCGAACATCAAGTCGCAGATCAAGCGCAACCGTCAGAACGAGGCGGCTCGCGAGCGCAACAAGTCGGTCCGCTCGGCCCTGAAGACGGCCGTCCGCCGCTTCACCGAGGCTGCCGACGCCGGCAACACCGACGAGGCCAAGAAGCTGGCCAATGAGGCCAACCGTCGCCTCGACAAGGCGGCCTCGAAGGGCGTCATCCACAAGAACCAGGCGGCCAACCGCAAGTCGGCCATCGCCAAGAAGGCGTCCGCTCTCTGA
- a CDS encoding DUF418 domain-containing protein: MTGLREGPGRLVGIDLARALALLGMMLAHLGPPWTGYGTPPVSEWLASGRAAPLFAVLAGLSIGLMTRLDPDGVGTRSAVVRRAVALLVIGLGLAALPDLRILVILPCYAVLIAATVAVRGLSTRALLVLAGAWCVLSPAVLYAVRQVVDEPVSAVIQPSFGGGLAELPVSLLLWGGYPAVVWFGYVLVGLALARLDLRSAVVVRRLVVGGAVTTVAALWIAASALFLGAFRDATGEPRLEQLFLSRSAYDPLDPTWFWAAGQHTSTPLNVIGSAGSAVLVIGLCLWLCRSAVAARVVSPLRAAGSMTLTLYVMHVVLTWANRELDAAFTGGYYSEWWVQVLLLVVLAFLWRLIAARGPLEALVRWVSTARRWPVRPAPAETSRT, from the coding sequence GTGACGGGCCTGCGCGAGGGGCCCGGCCGCCTCGTCGGCATCGACCTGGCGCGGGCCCTGGCCCTGCTCGGCATGATGCTGGCGCACCTGGGCCCGCCCTGGACGGGCTACGGCACGCCCCCGGTGTCGGAGTGGCTCGCGTCCGGGCGCGCGGCCCCGCTGTTCGCCGTGCTGGCCGGCCTCAGCATCGGCCTGATGACGCGGCTCGATCCCGACGGCGTCGGAACGCGGTCCGCCGTCGTGCGCCGTGCGGTCGCGCTGCTCGTGATCGGACTGGGGCTCGCCGCTCTGCCCGACCTCAGGATCCTCGTGATCCTGCCCTGCTACGCGGTGCTGATCGCGGCCACCGTGGCGGTGCGTGGGCTCTCGACCCGCGCGCTGCTGGTCCTCGCCGGCGCGTGGTGCGTCCTGTCCCCGGCGGTTCTCTACGCGGTGCGCCAGGTCGTCGACGAGCCGGTCAGCGCCGTGATCCAGCCGTCGTTCGGAGGTGGTCTCGCGGAGCTGCCGGTGTCGCTGCTCCTGTGGGGTGGTTACCCCGCCGTCGTCTGGTTCGGCTACGTCCTGGTCGGCCTGGCCCTGGCCCGCCTCGACCTGCGCAGCGCGGTCGTCGTCCGTCGCCTCGTGGTCGGGGGAGCCGTCACCACGGTCGCGGCCCTCTGGATCGCCGCATCGGCCCTGTTCCTCGGGGCCTTCCGCGACGCCACGGGCGAGCCGCGGCTGGAGCAGCTGTTCCTGTCGCGCTCGGCCTACGACCCGCTCGACCCCACCTGGTTCTGGGCCGCGGGCCAGCACACCTCCACGCCCCTGAACGTCATCGGATCGGCCGGTTCGGCCGTGCTGGTGATCGGCCTGTGCCTGTGGCTGTGCCGCAGCGCCGTCGCGGCCCGCGTCGTGTCGCCCCTGCGCGCGGCCGGGTCGATGACCTTGACGCTCTACGTCATGCACGTCGTGCTCACCTGGGCCAATCGCGAGCTCGACGCCGCGTTCACCGGCGGCTACTACAGCGAGTGGTGGGTGCAGGTGCTCCTGCTCGTCGTGCTCGCGTTCCTGTGGCGGCTCATCGCGGCGCGCGGCCCGCTCGAGGCACTCGTGCGCTGGGTCAGCACCGCCCGGCGATGGCCGGTCCGACCGGCTCCCGCGGAAACCTCCCGGACGTGA
- the holA gene encoding DNA polymerase III subunit delta, translating to MPSVFGRILLITGGSEFLADRTRRRAVAAVLAQEPECEVTEAVAGQLVPGELLTITSPSLFSASSAVVVHDVQDLADDVQAELLAYAAEPAPEVALVLVHGGGQKGRGLLDKLRKISIVSEAKQEPPKYERDHAAWVRQEVRQLGTSMSEPAASTLVTAIGLDLRALAGAADQLVASVPEGEEVSVEIVRRYFGGRAEVRGYEIADAVFDGRLDIAIERLRWAFAARTSPVVIVSAVASGLRQLVRLATAPQGLRDAELAKHVGAPPFKIQGMRRQLNQWDPAGLQGALAAVAQADLDVKGATADAEYATERMVLRVASLRLRPSRG from the coding sequence GTGCCCTCGGTCTTCGGCAGGATCCTGCTCATCACGGGCGGTTCGGAGTTCCTCGCCGACCGCACCCGGCGCCGGGCCGTCGCCGCGGTGCTCGCCCAGGAGCCCGAGTGCGAGGTCACCGAGGCCGTCGCCGGGCAGCTGGTGCCGGGTGAGCTGCTCACGATCACCAGCCCCTCGCTGTTCAGTGCCTCGAGCGCCGTCGTGGTCCACGACGTCCAGGACCTCGCCGACGACGTGCAGGCCGAGCTGCTGGCCTACGCCGCTGAGCCTGCCCCCGAGGTCGCGCTGGTGCTGGTGCACGGGGGTGGCCAGAAGGGACGCGGGCTGCTCGACAAGCTCCGCAAGATCTCGATCGTGTCGGAGGCCAAGCAGGAGCCGCCGAAGTACGAGCGCGACCACGCCGCCTGGGTGCGGCAGGAGGTCCGCCAGCTCGGCACCTCCATGTCCGAGCCGGCCGCGAGCACCCTGGTCACCGCGATCGGTCTCGACCTGCGCGCCCTGGCCGGCGCCGCCGACCAGCTCGTGGCGTCGGTGCCCGAGGGCGAGGAGGTCTCGGTCGAGATCGTGCGACGCTACTTCGGCGGGCGTGCGGAGGTGCGCGGCTACGAGATCGCCGACGCGGTGTTCGACGGCCGCCTCGACATCGCGATCGAGCGCCTGCGCTGGGCCTTCGCGGCCCGCACCTCGCCCGTCGTCATCGTCTCGGCCGTCGCGTCCGGCCTGCGCCAGCTCGTGCGCCTCGCCACGGCACCGCAGGGCCTGCGCGACGCCGAGCTCGCCAAGCACGTGGGCGCGCCCCCGTTCAAGATCCAGGGCATGCGCCGCCAGCTGAACCAGTGGGACCCGGCCGGGCTGCAGGGCGCCCTCGCCGCCGTGGCCCAGGCCGACCTCGACGTCAAGGGCGCCACCGCCGACGCCGAGTACGCCACCGAGCGCATGGTGCTGCGGGTGGCATCGCTGCGCCTGCGCCCGAGTCGAGGATGA
- a CDS encoding ComEC/Rec2 family competence protein, which yields MTSSPSDETARRAPPLRPRHDARLVPAAALAWALAAWTAGEASTVALGATGVCVLTAMIVARHPVVVVTTCLVGVVLASTAWQLAAVEGSPLREWAGQGVTVEAVVAVTTDARTYRAPGGDGIVLSASVREASSRLGRVVDGGAVTLFLSGQAAAGVEAGELTVGRSVLVSARASRSDDTDEVAVLRVVDLELLPGVPWWWGMSEHVRAGVRGAVSHAPLEPRALVPALVDGDDAAIPDDLDEDFRRSGLTHLLAVSGTNLTIVLASVLAVARVVGVRRRWWSLLAVLAVVGFVLVARPEPSVLRAAAMGIVGVVALGIGAAGGVRALSVAVIGLLAIDPWLGRSPGFVLSVCATAGIVVLAPLFVERMRWCPRWVAVALAVPLAAQVACTPALVALSGEVSLVAVLANLVAGPAVAPTTVAGLLGGLAWLVWEPLGSMSGTVAAFGARWIVAVGRTAGGLEGAAVDWEGPWWLSLVALPVSVVVLWWMLRRPAVAVGVVLALVVLVWRPPSPGWPPDDWVLVACDVGQGDGLVVDAGDGRVVVIDTGMEPGPVDRCLRALGAQHVGALVMTHADADRVAGWAGVVRGRQVDAVVTGPSGGPEVPDVPVVTAAAGDVIEVGEVRLEVVWPLQRDAEPGEDRNDLSLVLRLEVDGIEFLLTGDVEPEAQRAILRAGVDVRADVLKVPHHGSAHQDPDFIAATGADVALLSAGRDNPYGHPAPSTLDLLARLGASWWRTDLQGDLGVVVRDGRLRVLTRD from the coding sequence GTGACCTCGTCACCGTCTGACGAGACCGCGAGGCGCGCGCCACCACTGCGGCCACGCCACGACGCGCGCCTGGTCCCGGCGGCAGCGCTGGCGTGGGCGCTCGCGGCGTGGACTGCCGGAGAGGCGTCGACCGTCGCCCTGGGCGCGACAGGGGTCTGCGTGCTGACGGCGATGATCGTCGCCCGGCACCCGGTCGTGGTGGTCACGACCTGCCTCGTGGGGGTCGTCCTGGCGTCGACCGCGTGGCAGCTGGCGGCGGTCGAGGGTTCTCCGCTGAGGGAGTGGGCCGGCCAGGGTGTCACGGTCGAGGCCGTCGTCGCGGTCACCACGGACGCTCGCACCTACCGAGCACCCGGTGGCGACGGCATCGTCCTGAGCGCTTCGGTCCGCGAGGCGAGCTCGCGCCTGGGGCGAGTGGTTGACGGGGGTGCCGTCACGCTCTTCCTGTCGGGTCAGGCAGCCGCCGGCGTCGAGGCCGGCGAGCTGACGGTGGGCCGGTCGGTGCTCGTCTCCGCCCGGGCGTCACGCTCCGACGACACCGACGAGGTCGCCGTGCTGCGCGTCGTCGACCTGGAGCTCCTGCCCGGTGTCCCGTGGTGGTGGGGCATGAGTGAGCACGTCCGCGCCGGGGTGCGTGGTGCCGTGTCGCACGCGCCGCTCGAGCCGCGCGCCCTCGTGCCGGCCCTGGTCGACGGTGACGACGCGGCGATCCCGGACGACCTCGACGAGGACTTCCGCCGCAGCGGTCTGACCCACCTGCTGGCGGTCTCGGGCACCAACCTGACGATCGTGCTGGCTTCCGTCCTCGCGGTCGCGCGCGTCGTGGGGGTGCGGCGACGCTGGTGGTCACTCCTCGCGGTGCTCGCGGTCGTGGGTTTCGTGCTGGTCGCGCGGCCGGAGCCGAGCGTGCTCCGGGCCGCCGCCATGGGGATCGTGGGCGTCGTCGCCCTCGGCATCGGCGCGGCCGGGGGCGTCCGGGCGTTGTCGGTCGCCGTCATCGGGCTCCTTGCGATCGACCCGTGGCTCGGTCGCTCGCCCGGCTTCGTGCTCTCGGTGTGTGCCACGGCCGGGATCGTCGTGCTCGCCCCACTGTTCGTCGAGCGGATGCGATGGTGCCCTCGCTGGGTCGCCGTGGCCCTGGCGGTGCCGCTCGCCGCCCAGGTCGCGTGCACGCCGGCGCTCGTGGCGCTGAGCGGCGAGGTCTCACTGGTCGCCGTGCTGGCCAACCTGGTGGCGGGACCGGCCGTCGCCCCCACGACGGTCGCGGGTCTGCTCGGGGGCCTGGCGTGGCTCGTCTGGGAGCCGCTCGGGTCGATGTCCGGCACCGTGGCGGCGTTCGGGGCGCGGTGGATCGTGGCGGTCGGGCGCACGGCCGGCGGGCTCGAGGGTGCCGCGGTCGACTGGGAGGGGCCGTGGTGGCTCAGCCTTGTCGCACTGCCCGTGAGCGTCGTCGTGCTGTGGTGGATGCTCCGACGCCCCGCGGTGGCGGTCGGGGTCGTCCTGGCGCTCGTGGTCCTCGTGTGGCGCCCGCCCAGCCCCGGGTGGCCGCCGGACGACTGGGTGCTCGTCGCGTGCGACGTCGGTCAGGGTGACGGGCTCGTGGTCGACGCCGGCGACGGTCGGGTCGTCGTGATCGACACCGGCATGGAGCCCGGACCCGTCGACCGGTGCCTGCGCGCCCTGGGCGCCCAGCACGTGGGCGCGCTCGTCATGACGCACGCGGACGCCGACCGCGTGGCCGGATGGGCCGGTGTGGTCCGCGGGCGCCAGGTCGACGCGGTGGTGACCGGTCCGTCGGGCGGTCCCGAGGTCCCGGACGTCCCGGTCGTCACGGCGGCGGCGGGTGACGTCATCGAGGTCGGTGAGGTGCGGCTCGAGGTGGTGTGGCCGCTGCAGCGCGACGCCGAGCCGGGGGAGGACCGCAACGACCTGAGTCTCGTGCTGCGCCTGGAGGTCGACGGGATCGAGTTCCTGCTGACGGGCGACGTCGAGCCCGAGGCCCAGCGCGCGATCCTGCGTGCGGGGGTGGACGTGCGGGCCGACGTGCTGAAGGTCCCGCACCACGGCAGCGCCCACCAGGACCCGGACTTCATCGCCGCCACCGGGGCCGACGTCGCGCTGCTCAGTGCTGGTCGGGACAACCCGTACGGGCACCCGGCGCCCTCGACGCTGGACCTGCTCGCCCGTCTCGGGGCCTCGTGGTGGCGCACCGACCTGCAGGGCGACCTGGGCGTCGTCGTGCGCGACGGTCGGCTGCGTGTCCTGACGCGCGACTAG
- a CDS encoding helix-hairpin-helix domain-containing protein — protein METEETRAEIARRRLAQLVASFEDHVPPAPGGSAAQGVPTAATDSARPDPARPDPARPDPARPDPARPDPARSHVRRRVTQLHVRVVGAVVVAVVVLLAWSVLSGRPQSAPAGTPGTSVAGLSTGPADGPASGGGGPVETGEIVVDVAGHVHRPGIVTLPAGSRVHEAIEAAGGLAGVVDTTSLNLARKLVDGEQVLVGIAPVSPAGETGSAGGAVNLNTATVDDLDELPGVGPVTARSIIDWRTDNGPFRSVDDLLEVRGIGEGTLGDLRDLVTV, from the coding sequence GTGGAGACCGAGGAGACACGGGCCGAGATCGCCCGGCGCCGGCTGGCCCAGCTCGTGGCGTCGTTCGAGGACCACGTGCCCCCGGCCCCCGGTGGCTCCGCCGCGCAGGGCGTGCCGACCGCTGCCACGGACTCCGCTCGCCCAGACCCCGCTCGCCCAGACCCCGCTCGCCCTGACCCCGCTCGCCCTGACCCCGCTCGCCCTGACCCCGCTCGCTCGCACGTCCGGCGTCGTGTCACGCAGCTCCACGTGCGGGTGGTCGGTGCGGTCGTGGTCGCCGTGGTCGTGCTCCTCGCCTGGTCGGTCCTGTCCGGGCGACCCCAGTCGGCGCCGGCCGGCACGCCCGGCACCTCCGTGGCCGGACTCTCGACCGGCCCGGCCGACGGCCCCGCCTCGGGCGGGGGCGGTCCGGTCGAGACCGGCGAGATCGTGGTCGACGTCGCGGGCCACGTCCACCGACCGGGCATCGTGACGCTCCCGGCCGGGTCGCGGGTGCACGAGGCGATCGAGGCAGCGGGCGGCTTGGCCGGGGTCGTCGACACGACCTCGCTGAACCTGGCCCGCAAGCTGGTCGACGGCGAGCAGGTCCTCGTCGGCATCGCGCCGGTCTCGCCGGCCGGCGAGACCGGATCGGCGGGCGGGGCGGTGAACCTCAACACCGCCACGGTCGACGACCTGGACGAGCTGCCGGGGGTCGGCCCCGTGACGGCCCGGTCGATCATCGACTGGCGCACCGACAACGGTCCCTTCCGCAGCGTCGACGACCTGCTCGAGGTGCGCGGCATCGGCGAGGGCACCCTGGGCGACCTGCGTGACCTCGTCACCGTCTGA
- a CDS encoding DegV family protein has protein sequence MAGKRRTKKSAAFPGGVAVVTDSTASLDPDDAEREGIAVVPLSVIVGADTYTEGADASADIIAAALKDFVPVSTSRPNPDEFAEVYQALAKQGATAIVSVHLSSRMSGTLDSATLAAKRSPVPVSVVDSRQVGLATGFAAGLAARARGEGVSAEDVAEVARVAGQDSTALIYVDTLEYLRRGGRVNAVGALIGSALAVKPLLTITDGLVVPLEKVRTSGKAIARMETLAAEAAEQHAAFDIGVQHLANAQVAEQLAERLAKRLDLESLPVDEVGAVIGAHVGPGTVAVTVTPH, from the coding sequence ATGGCCGGGAAGCGACGCACGAAGAAGTCCGCGGCGTTCCCCGGGGGCGTCGCGGTCGTGACCGACTCGACGGCCTCCCTGGATCCGGACGATGCCGAGCGCGAGGGCATCGCGGTCGTGCCGCTGAGCGTCATCGTGGGTGCCGACACGTACACCGAGGGTGCCGACGCCTCGGCCGACATCATCGCGGCCGCCCTCAAGGACTTCGTGCCCGTCAGCACCTCGCGCCCCAACCCCGACGAGTTCGCGGAGGTCTACCAGGCCCTGGCGAAGCAGGGGGCCACCGCGATCGTCTCGGTCCACCTGTCCAGCCGGATGTCGGGCACGCTCGACTCGGCGACGCTGGCGGCCAAGCGGTCACCGGTGCCGGTCTCGGTGGTCGACTCGCGTCAGGTGGGTCTGGCCACCGGCTTCGCAGCGGGCCTGGCCGCCCGGGCCCGTGGCGAGGGCGTCAGTGCCGAGGACGTCGCGGAGGTCGCGCGCGTGGCCGGCCAGGACTCCACGGCCCTGATCTACGTCGACACCCTCGAGTACCTGCGCCGGGGCGGCCGCGTCAACGCGGTCGGTGCCCTGATCGGATCGGCCCTCGCCGTCAAGCCCCTGCTCACGATCACCGACGGCCTCGTGGTGCCGCTCGAGAAGGTGCGCACCTCCGGCAAGGCCATCGCCCGCATGGAGACCCTCGCCGCCGAGGCCGCCGAGCAGCACGCCGCGTTCGACATCGGGGTGCAGCACCTGGCGAACGCCCAGGTCGCCGAGCAGCTGGCCGAGCGCCTCGCCAAGCGGCTCGACCTCGAGTCCCTGCCGGTCGACGAGGTGGGCGCCGTGATCGGCGCCCACGTGGGCCCGGGCACGGTCGCGGTCACCGTCACGCCGCACTGA
- the leuS gene encoding leucine--tRNA ligase codes for MSFRYTAALAADIEQRWQDRWEAEGTFHAVNPEGDLADPGAGEPGEKYFLMDMFPYPSGAGLHVGHPLGYIATDVVGRHQRMLGKNVLHALGYDAFGLPAEIHAISTGEHPRVNTEANMVNMRRQLRRLGLGHDERRSFATIDPDFVRWTQWIFLQLFGSWFDPDLQKARPIGELIEKLGTDDPAVIDQHRLAYVSDSPVNWCPGLGTVLANEEVTSEGRSERGNFPVFTRNLRQWNMRITAYSDRLIDDLDRVDWPEPVKQMQRNWIGRSHGAHVDFSSSAGAIRVFTTRPDTLFGATFMVLSPEHPLVDALTTSEQAEAVASYREAAAAKTDVDRQADKQKTGVLTGSTATNPVNGEQVPVLVADYVLMGYGTGAIMAVPDGDARDAEFAEVLGLPSVQVLEGETLVNSSNAEVSLDGLAVEEAKTRIIAWLEEHGHGTGTTTYRLRDWLFSRQRYWGEPFPIVYDEDGHPIALPDSMLPVELPEVPDYSPRTFEPDDVTSEPEPPLGRAEEWVHVTLDLGDGPKPYRRETNTMPNWAGSSWYELRYTDPTNAGQLASPTNEAYWLGPKAAGQTGGVDLYVGGVEHAVLHLLYARFWHKVLFDLGHVSSEEPFHRLFNQGYIQAYAFTDARGTYVPADEVVETVSDSGESTFTFDGQPVQREYGKMGKSLKNVVTPDDMYDAYGADTFRVYEMSMGPLDVSRPWETRAVVGAQRFLQRVWRLVADEETGGTLVTDDPLDDATLKVLHKTIDGVAADMDGLRFNTAIAKLIELTNHLTKAEITARAAVEPLALMLAPFAPHLAEEIWARLGHDATIVRAPYPVADPAHLVDETVLCVVQVQGKVRAKLDVSATATEEELTELALAEANVQRAIDGREVRKVIVRAPKLVNIVV; via the coding sequence GTGAGCTTCCGGTACACCGCTGCGCTCGCGGCGGACATCGAGCAGCGCTGGCAGGACCGCTGGGAGGCCGAGGGCACGTTCCACGCGGTCAACCCGGAGGGTGACCTCGCGGATCCCGGTGCCGGCGAGCCGGGCGAGAAGTACTTCCTGATGGACATGTTCCCGTACCCCTCGGGTGCGGGTCTGCACGTCGGGCACCCGCTCGGCTACATCGCGACCGACGTCGTCGGGCGCCACCAGCGCATGCTCGGCAAGAACGTGCTGCACGCCCTCGGCTACGACGCGTTCGGCCTCCCCGCCGAGATCCACGCGATCTCCACGGGCGAGCACCCGCGGGTCAACACCGAGGCCAACATGGTCAACATGCGCCGCCAGCTGCGGCGCCTGGGCCTGGGGCACGACGAGCGGCGCTCGTTCGCCACGATCGATCCCGACTTCGTGCGCTGGACGCAGTGGATCTTCCTGCAGCTGTTCGGCTCGTGGTTCGACCCCGACCTGCAGAAGGCGCGGCCGATCGGCGAGCTGATCGAGAAGCTGGGCACCGACGACCCCGCGGTCATCGACCAGCACCGCCTGGCCTACGTCTCGGACTCGCCGGTCAACTGGTGCCCGGGCCTGGGCACCGTGCTGGCCAACGAGGAGGTCACGTCGGAGGGACGCTCCGAGCGGGGCAACTTCCCGGTGTTCACCCGCAACCTGCGCCAGTGGAACATGCGCATCACGGCCTACTCCGACCGTCTGATCGACGACCTCGACCGCGTCGACTGGCCGGAGCCGGTCAAGCAGATGCAGCGCAACTGGATCGGGCGCTCGCACGGCGCGCACGTCGACTTCTCCTCGTCGGCCGGCGCGATCCGGGTCTTCACGACCCGGCCCGACACGCTGTTCGGCGCGACCTTCATGGTGCTGTCGCCCGAGCACCCGTTGGTCGACGCACTCACGACGTCCGAGCAGGCCGAGGCGGTCGCCAGCTACCGCGAGGCCGCTGCCGCCAAGACCGACGTCGATCGCCAGGCCGACAAGCAGAAGACCGGCGTGCTGACCGGCAGCACCGCGACCAACCCCGTCAACGGCGAGCAGGTCCCGGTGCTCGTGGCCGACTACGTCCTGATGGGCTACGGCACTGGCGCGATCATGGCCGTCCCCGACGGCGACGCCCGCGACGCCGAGTTCGCCGAGGTCCTCGGCCTCCCGAGCGTGCAGGTGCTGGAGGGGGAGACCTTGGTCAACTCCAGCAACGCCGAGGTGAGCCTCGACGGCCTCGCGGTCGAGGAGGCGAAGACGCGCATCATCGCGTGGCTCGAGGAGCACGGCCACGGCACCGGCACCACGACCTACCGCCTGCGCGACTGGCTGTTCAGCCGCCAGCGGTACTGGGGCGAGCCGTTCCCGATCGTGTACGACGAGGACGGCCACCCCATCGCGCTGCCCGACTCGATGCTGCCCGTCGAGCTGCCCGAGGTGCCCGACTACTCGCCGCGCACCTTCGAGCCCGACGACGTCACGAGCGAGCCCGAGCCGCCGCTGGGCCGCGCCGAAGAGTGGGTCCACGTCACGCTCGACCTCGGCGACGGCCCGAAGCCCTACCGTCGCGAGACCAACACGATGCCCAACTGGGCCGGCTCCAGCTGGTACGAGTTGCGCTACACCGACCCGACCAACGCCGGCCAGCTCGCCTCGCCCACGAACGAGGCCTACTGGCTGGGCCCGAAGGCTGCCGGCCAGACCGGGGGCGTCGACCTGTACGTCGGCGGCGTGGAGCACGCGGTGCTGCACCTGCTGTACGCCCGCTTCTGGCACAAGGTGCTGTTCGACCTCGGCCACGTCTCGAGCGAGGAGCCGTTCCACCGGCTCTTCAACCAGGGCTACATCCAGGCGTACGCCTTCACCGACGCCCGCGGCACCTACGTGCCGGCCGACGAGGTCGTCGAGACGGTGTCGGACAGCGGCGAGTCGACGTTCACGTTCGACGGCCAGCCCGTCCAGCGCGAGTACGGGAAGATGGGCAAGTCGCTCAAGAACGTCGTGACGCCCGACGACATGTACGACGCCTACGGCGCCGACACGTTCCGCGTGTACGAGATGAGCATGGGACCGCTCGACGTCTCGCGACCGTGGGAGACCCGGGCCGTGGTCGGCGCGCAGCGCTTCCTGCAGCGGGTCTGGCGCCTCGTCGCCGACGAGGAGACGGGCGGCACCCTCGTCACCGACGACCCGCTCGACGACGCGACGCTCAAGGTCCTGCACAAGACCATCGACGGCGTCGCCGCCGACATGGACGGCCTCCGGTTCAACACCGCGATCGCGAAGCTCATCGAGCTGACCAACCACCTCACGAAGGCCGAGATCACGGCGCGCGCCGCGGTCGAGCCGTTGGCACTGATGCTGGCCCCCTTCGCGCCGCACCTGGCCGAGGAGATCTGGGCCCGACTGGGTCACGATGCCACGATCGTCCGTGCTCCGTACCCCGTGGCCGATCCCGCCCACCTGGTCGACGAGACCGTGCTGTGCGTCGTGCAGGTGCAGGGCAAGGTTCGAGCCAAGCTCGACGTGTCGGCCACGGCGACCGAGGAGGAGCTCACCGAGCTGGCCCTCGCCGAGGCGAACGTGCAGCGGGCGATCGACGGCCGCGAGGTCCGCAAGGTCATCGTTCGCGCGCCGAAGCTCGTCAACATCGTGGTCTGA